One window of Myxococcales bacterium genomic DNA carries:
- a CDS encoding HAMP domain-containing protein gives MVRLSPRPGRRTVATRVLLSYALVTFAFALSAGWGVFAQRSAATEADLMRRGYLPLSLALRDLVANQDTWNTQLNHITTARNPTDKRVWFETSLRIGRPKTFGEVRASISRAFASSGDESVRAVGVDLSREASAIEDFLAQDRELLGRLFDALDRGDAKRADNLRDELVTRGAQGKKRMSQLEQRVAQNVDSLLDAARTRERLAIRLLLALSGFTLLVGVLMAFYARRVLKPLAAVTDRAKSVARGDLRPHPVVPSKDEIGELATTFEGMVAAIARANEQLLSSERLATIGKMAAHVTHEVRNPLSSIALNVELLEEDLGEREDTKEAVTLLRAIKNEVERLTQLTEQYLSVARRQPLRLEEEQIDELVNEACVFMSGDLRRHGVELNIDIEEALPAVRVDEAQIKQALFNLLRNAREAMPNGGEVTLRVRRASGGGLDVTVDDEGSGMDEATRTHLFEPFFTTKGHGTGLGLAITRQIIEAHGGSIACEARREGGTRFWLHLPPRDEASPPPPASEA, from the coding sequence ATGGTTCGTCTTAGTCCGCGTCCCGGGCGACGCACAGTCGCGACGCGGGTGCTGCTGTCGTACGCACTCGTGACCTTCGCCTTTGCGCTCTCGGCGGGGTGGGGAGTGTTTGCACAGCGCAGCGCAGCCACCGAGGCCGACCTGATGCGTCGAGGTTACTTGCCGCTCTCGCTCGCGTTGCGAGATCTGGTTGCCAACCAGGACACCTGGAACACGCAGCTGAACCACATCACCACCGCTCGCAACCCGACCGACAAGCGGGTCTGGTTCGAGACGTCGCTGCGCATCGGGCGGCCGAAGACCTTCGGCGAGGTCCGGGCTTCCATCTCGCGAGCGTTTGCCAGCTCGGGTGACGAGTCGGTGCGAGCCGTGGGTGTCGATCTCTCCCGAGAGGCCTCGGCCATCGAGGACTTCTTGGCGCAAGACCGCGAGCTGCTCGGACGACTGTTCGATGCTCTCGATCGCGGAGACGCAAAGCGGGCCGACAACCTGCGCGACGAGCTGGTCACGCGGGGTGCGCAGGGGAAGAAGCGCATGAGTCAGCTCGAGCAGCGTGTGGCGCAGAACGTCGACTCGTTGCTCGACGCCGCGCGCACGCGGGAGCGACTGGCAATCCGCCTGCTCCTGGCGCTCTCGGGGTTCACGCTTCTGGTGGGCGTGTTGATGGCGTTTTATGCGCGGCGGGTCTTGAAACCCCTGGCCGCGGTCACCGATCGCGCGAAATCCGTGGCGCGCGGTGACCTGCGCCCGCACCCGGTGGTGCCCTCGAAGGACGAGATAGGAGAGCTTGCCACGACCTTCGAGGGCATGGTCGCGGCCATCGCTCGGGCGAACGAACAACTGCTCAGCTCGGAGCGCCTGGCCACCATCGGCAAGATGGCGGCCCACGTCACCCACGAGGTGCGCAACCCGCTCTCGAGCATCGCCCTCAACGTCGAGCTGCTCGAGGAAGATCTGGGTGAGCGCGAGGACACAAAGGAGGCCGTGACGCTGCTGCGGGCGATCAAGAACGAGGTCGAGCGACTCACACAGCTCACGGAACAGTACCTCTCCGTGGCCCGGCGACAGCCGTTGCGCCTGGAAGAGGAGCAAATCGACGAGCTCGTGAACGAAGCCTGTGTGTTCATGAGCGGCGATCTCCGCCGCCACGGCGTCGAGCTGAACATCGACATCGAAGAAGCGCTGCCGGCGGTGCGCGTGGATGAGGCGCAGATCAAACAAGCGCTGTTCAACCTGCTGCGCAACGCGCGTGAAGCCATGCCCAACGGCGGAGAGGTCACGCTGAGGGTCAGGCGCGCGTCGGGTGGTGGGCTCGACGTGACGGTGGATGACGAGGGCAGCGGTATGGACGAGGCCACGCGCACGCATTTGTTCGAGCCGTTCTTTACAACCAAGGGCCACGGGACGGGGCTTGGCCTGGCGATCACGCGGCAGATCATCGAGGCCCACGGCGGCAGCATCGCGTGTGAGGCGCGCCGCGAGGGTGGCACGCGGTTCTGGCTTCATCTGCCGCCGCGCGACGAGGCCTCCCCGCCGCCGCCGGCGAGTGAGGCATGA
- a CDS encoding (Fe-S)-binding protein: protein MKRTLALLDERRAALETCGYCPKLCRAACPVSEAEPRDSLTPWGKMSLAWFAARGDVEPDAELALTAWACTGCFSCREQCDHKNEVAHTLGHARAEYRALGLAPAASEAVLAGFEQTRKQTSAALESLRKEPGVNETNETALLLGCEYTRELPAEARSAVAVAVRLFGGVRLVDGCCGLPLLLAGDPGGYRANVERLRASVAGAPRFVVLDPTCALALSELGPKTLVELAGARLGAFNQVPRLARTPVRYQDPCKLGRGLGIYDAPRQLLARALGRSADEFARNREDSLCSGGGGLLPETMPEVASRITERRLSEHRELGGGLVVTACASGLKRFRNQGVDAVDLMSVLEESSRPSDGSS from the coding sequence ATGAAGCGCACGCTTGCCTTGCTCGACGAGCGCCGCGCGGCGCTCGAAACCTGCGGCTACTGCCCGAAGCTGTGTCGGGCGGCGTGCCCCGTGTCGGAGGCAGAACCGCGCGACTCGCTCACTCCCTGGGGCAAGATGAGCCTGGCGTGGTTCGCGGCGCGAGGTGACGTCGAGCCAGACGCGGAGCTGGCACTGACGGCCTGGGCTTGCACCGGTTGTTTCTCGTGCAGGGAGCAGTGCGATCACAAGAACGAGGTCGCGCATACCCTGGGCCACGCCCGTGCCGAGTATCGAGCGCTCGGGCTCGCGCCCGCCGCGTCGGAAGCAGTCCTGGCCGGCTTCGAGCAGACCCGCAAGCAGACCTCCGCTGCCCTCGAATCGTTGCGGAAGGAGCCCGGAGTCAACGAGACGAACGAGACGGCGCTGCTGCTGGGTTGTGAATACACACGGGAGCTGCCCGCGGAGGCTCGCTCCGCCGTCGCGGTCGCAGTACGGCTGTTCGGCGGTGTGCGCTTGGTCGACGGCTGTTGCGGACTGCCCCTGCTCTTGGCGGGAGATCCTGGCGGATACCGAGCGAACGTCGAACGCCTGCGGGCCTCGGTGGCGGGCGCGCCGCGGTTCGTCGTGCTCGACCCAACCTGCGCGCTCGCGCTGTCGGAGCTCGGACCGAAGACCCTCGTCGAGCTCGCTGGCGCGCGCCTGGGTGCGTTCAACCAGGTTCCACGCCTGGCGCGCACCCCGGTGCGTTATCAGGATCCGTGCAAGCTCGGACGAGGCCTCGGCATCTACGATGCTCCGCGTCAGCTCCTGGCTCGGGCACTCGGTCGTTCGGCGGACGAGTTCGCGCGCAACCGCGAAGATTCCCTCTGCTCTGGCGGTGGTGGTCTTCTACCCGAGACCATGCCCGAGGTTGCGTCACGTATCACCGAGCGCCGCTTGTCGGAGCACCGCGAGCTCGGCGGGGGGCTCGTGGTCACGGCGTGTGCGTCGGGCCTGAAGCGTTTCCGCAATCAGGGGGTCGACGCCGTCGATTTGATGAGCGTCCTCGAAGAGAGCTCGCGGCCATCCGATGGTTCGTCTTAG
- a CDS encoding GAF domain-containing protein, whose amino-acid sequence MALAADPKPGERSPSELAAALSRAERVSAALREVGVAIGTTLELDELLELILDRVTELVEADRATLYLLDETKNELVSRFVVGQNVRSIRLKVGHGIAGTVAQTGKPFRINDAYGDTRFERQWDQLTGYRTTTMLAMPLKNHLGRTIGVIQVLNKKDGAEFTLEDEALLNALSTQAAVAIDNSRLFLSLIQKNKQLLDTKDQLERKLRDLELLFDLERATANAQSIEELITGALSRLAAACGARGAAIMLAEEDSGDLVEYAFDSTAAEPLSRRGVKAGEGVLSTAMEQEQPIRLVSAKDDPRWHKQLALGISFEVEPVLALHLEGDGAALGSIGLFGAAGAPPFTDEDLYLVRLVSANVSTAVRLFLANRAREVSERLTTIGKLLSQVIHDFKTPMTVISGYTQLMAEADETEQRAEYAEEILKQFDILTAMQREVLEFARGERTIFIRRVFLKKFFADLTRQLGHEVDGRAVELELEIDTKVVARFDENRVARAIHNLARNAIEAMAEHGGRLTISAGLDGSDLVVAVRDTGPGIPKQIEGRLFQSFVTAGKAGGTGLGLAIVKKIAEEHGGSVLVNSSAKGTEFQLRLPQDDGKDSAPPAAKASKSRGAGRGQTPKTNQ is encoded by the coding sequence GTGGCGCTCGCGGCGGACCCGAAGCCCGGCGAAAGGAGCCCTTCGGAGCTCGCGGCGGCGCTCTCTCGCGCGGAGCGGGTCAGCGCCGCGCTGCGCGAGGTCGGGGTGGCCATCGGCACCACCCTCGAGCTCGATGAGCTCCTGGAGCTGATTCTGGACCGCGTGACGGAGCTGGTCGAGGCCGACCGCGCGACGCTCTACTTGCTCGACGAGACCAAGAACGAGCTGGTCAGCCGGTTTGTGGTCGGGCAGAACGTGCGCTCGATTCGACTGAAGGTCGGCCACGGCATCGCGGGGACGGTGGCCCAGACGGGCAAACCCTTCCGGATCAACGACGCATACGGTGACACACGGTTCGAGCGGCAGTGGGACCAGCTCACTGGGTACCGAACGACGACGATGCTCGCCATGCCGCTCAAGAATCACCTGGGCCGCACCATTGGTGTCATCCAGGTGCTGAACAAGAAGGACGGCGCCGAGTTCACGCTGGAGGACGAGGCCCTGCTCAATGCACTGAGTACCCAGGCGGCCGTTGCCATCGACAACTCGCGACTATTCCTGTCCTTGATTCAAAAGAACAAACAACTGCTCGACACCAAGGACCAGCTCGAGCGCAAGCTCCGAGACCTCGAGCTACTGTTCGATCTGGAGCGTGCGACCGCCAACGCGCAGTCCATCGAAGAGCTCATCACCGGAGCCCTCAGTCGCTTGGCCGCGGCGTGCGGCGCTCGCGGCGCTGCCATCATGCTCGCGGAGGAGGACAGCGGTGATCTCGTCGAGTATGCCTTCGACTCGACCGCCGCCGAGCCGTTGTCGCGCCGCGGTGTGAAGGCGGGAGAAGGTGTGCTTTCGACAGCCATGGAGCAAGAGCAGCCGATCCGCCTGGTCTCTGCCAAGGACGATCCACGCTGGCACAAGCAGCTCGCGCTGGGGATTTCCTTCGAAGTGGAGCCGGTTTTGGCCCTGCATTTGGAGGGCGACGGCGCGGCGCTCGGCTCCATTGGTCTGTTCGGCGCGGCCGGGGCGCCGCCGTTCACCGACGAAGATCTGTACCTGGTGCGCCTCGTGAGCGCGAACGTGTCCACGGCAGTACGACTGTTCCTGGCCAACCGAGCTCGAGAGGTGAGCGAGCGGTTGACGACCATCGGCAAGCTCTTGTCGCAGGTCATCCACGACTTCAAGACACCGATGACCGTCATCAGCGGTTACACCCAGCTGATGGCCGAGGCCGACGAGACGGAGCAGCGCGCCGAGTACGCCGAGGAGATCTTGAAACAGTTCGACATCTTGACCGCCATGCAGCGCGAGGTGCTCGAGTTCGCGCGGGGCGAGCGCACGATCTTCATCCGGCGGGTGTTCTTGAAGAAGTTCTTCGCCGACCTGACCCGGCAACTCGGGCACGAAGTGGACGGGCGCGCGGTCGAGCTCGAGCTCGAGATCGACACCAAGGTAGTGGCCCGCTTCGACGAGAATCGCGTGGCGCGTGCGATTCACAACCTGGCGCGCAACGCCATCGAAGCGATGGCGGAGCACGGGGGACGCCTCACCATCAGCGCCGGCCTGGACGGCAGCGACCTGGTGGTTGCCGTCAGGGACACGGGGCCGGGCATCCCGAAGCAGATCGAGGGGCGTTTGTTTCAGTCCTTCGTCACTGCCGGCAAGGCGGGGGGCACAGGACTGGGACTGGCCATCGTGAAGAAGATCGCCGAGGAGCACGGTGGCAGCGTGCTCGTGAACAGCTCGGCCAAAGGCACGGAGTTTCAGCTGCGTCTGCCTCAAGATGACGGCAAGGATTCGGCTCCCCCAGCCGCGAAGGCCTCGAAATCTCGAGGCGCCGGTCGCGGTCAAACGCCCAAGACCAACCAATGA
- the yccX gene encoding acylphosphatase: protein MALKQLNLVVRGRVQGVFFRASAQREAKRLGLTGWVKNRSDGSVEMLAEGEETSIRELYGWAQKGPSAARVDRVDTRWRSFSGDFPDFRIVD, encoded by the coding sequence ATGGCGCTGAAGCAGCTGAACCTCGTCGTCCGAGGGCGAGTCCAAGGCGTCTTCTTCCGCGCGTCGGCCCAGCGCGAAGCCAAGCGGCTGGGGTTGACGGGGTGGGTGAAGAACCGCAGCGACGGCTCGGTCGAGATGCTGGCCGAGGGTGAAGAGACGAGCATTCGCGAGCTCTACGGCTGGGCACAAAAGGGTCCCAGTGCGGCCCGCGTAGATCGGGTGGACACGCGATGGCGCAGCTTCAGCGGCGACTTTCCCGATTTCCGCATCGTGGACTGA
- a CDS encoding PhzF family phenazine biosynthesis protein: MRTLRYVVCDVFTDRPLEGNQLAVFTNASGVDDKTMQALARETNFSETVFVLRAEQGGHAKLRIFTPAREVPFAGHPVLGTAFVLGSPMTVDDMRLETGRGEVPVALTREGGRVTFGRMQQPIPTWKTFEAADELCAALGVERSELPIESYDNGIVHTYVALASREAVAAVRPDFARLARVPTHGVSVFAGSGLEYKTRMFAPEAGVNEDPATGSAAGPLALHLARHGRLAFGDEIRIEQGAELGRPSVLFARVSGTSDSVERVEVGGSAVVVARGEFRV; the protein is encoded by the coding sequence ATGCGAACCCTGCGCTACGTCGTGTGCGACGTCTTCACCGACCGACCGCTCGAGGGCAATCAACTCGCGGTCTTCACCAACGCCAGCGGCGTCGATGACAAGACGATGCAGGCACTGGCGCGCGAGACGAACTTCTCCGAGACGGTGTTCGTGCTGCGCGCCGAGCAAGGTGGGCACGCCAAGCTCCGGATCTTCACGCCCGCTCGCGAGGTGCCGTTTGCCGGACACCCGGTGCTCGGCACGGCGTTCGTGCTGGGCAGTCCGATGACGGTCGACGACATGCGTCTGGAGACCGGCAGGGGTGAAGTACCGGTGGCGCTCACGCGCGAAGGCGGCAGGGTGACGTTCGGCCGCATGCAACAGCCGATTCCGACCTGGAAGACCTTCGAGGCCGCGGACGAGCTGTGTGCGGCGCTGGGTGTCGAGCGCTCGGAGCTCCCCATCGAGTCCTACGACAATGGGATCGTGCACACCTACGTTGCGCTCGCGTCACGCGAGGCGGTGGCCGCGGTGCGACCGGACTTTGCGCGGCTTGCCCGGGTGCCCACGCACGGCGTGAGTGTGTTTGCGGGCTCCGGCCTCGAGTACAAAACGCGCATGTTCGCGCCGGAAGCGGGCGTGAACGAAGATCCGGCGACGGGTTCGGCGGCGGGGCCGCTTGCGCTCCACCTGGCTCGCCACGGGCGGCTCGCCTTTGGTGACGAGATCCGCATCGAGCAAGGCGCCGAGTTGGGACGGCCAAGCGTGCTGTTTGCACGGGTCAGTGGCACGAGTGACAGCGTCGAGCGGGTGGAGGTGGGCGGCTCAGCGGTCGTGGTGGCGCGGGGGGAGTTCCGGGTTTGA
- the rplQ gene encoding 50S ribosomal protein L17 yields MRHRKAGRQFSRNTSHRRAMFRALAANLVAHESIETTDAKAKELRRLAERLITRAKRLGAVAYTPNDQLSEKDRARRLAAQTQVGQFLRRFGTVQDSGEVEKIDLVEKVFVDLAKRFEKRPGGYTRIIKLGHRRGDHAPMSLIEFVERGSSSGRPAKSAKADKGSKAPKAAAAAADGLDGKSVDELKELAATAKIEGRSKMNKSELVEALRAKS; encoded by the coding sequence ATGCGTCACCGCAAAGCAGGGCGGCAATTCAGCCGCAATACATCTCACCGCCGGGCGATGTTCCGCGCGCTCGCCGCGAACCTCGTGGCTCACGAGAGCATCGAGACCACGGATGCAAAGGCCAAGGAGCTGCGCCGCTTGGCGGAGCGCCTCATCACCCGCGCCAAGCGCCTGGGTGCTGTCGCCTACACGCCGAACGATCAGCTCAGCGAGAAGGACCGCGCGCGCCGGCTCGCGGCCCAGACCCAGGTTGGCCAATTTCTGCGCCGCTTCGGCACGGTGCAGGACAGCGGCGAGGTGGAGAAGATCGACCTGGTCGAGAAGGTGTTCGTGGATCTGGCCAAGCGCTTCGAGAAGCGGCCGGGCGGCTACACGCGCATCATCAAGCTCGGTCATCGTCGAGGTGACCACGCCCCGATGTCCCTGATCGAGTTCGTCGAGCGTGGGTCGTCGTCCGGAAGGCCGGCGAAGAGCGCGAAGGCGGACAAGGGTTCCAAGGCCCCGAAGGCAGCCGCTGCGGCGGCCGACGGTCTGGACGGCAAGAGCGTCGACGAGCTGAAAGAGCTCGCGGCGACCGCCAAGATCGAAGGACGCAGCAAGATGAACAAGTCCGAGCTCGTCGAGGCGCTCCGCGCCAAGAGCTGA
- the rpsD gene encoding 30S ribosomal protein S4, with translation MARYLGPVCKLCRRESGKLYLKGDRCFTEKCAVTRRPYPPGQHGQGRIKLSEYGLRLREKQKMRRIYGLLERQFSGYYAQASSMKGRTGEEMLGLIERRLDNVVHRMGFAVSRRQGRQLVRHSHILVNGKHVNIPSYVVQPNDKIELHEKSRKIAYVAAALAAAENKQRASWIDVDKENFSGVFKGMPVRDELNEPMIREQYVVEYYSR, from the coding sequence ATGGCACGTTACCTTGGTCCTGTTTGCAAACTCTGCCGTCGCGAGAGCGGGAAGCTCTACTTGAAGGGTGATCGCTGCTTCACCGAGAAGTGCGCCGTCACCCGTCGCCCGTATCCGCCCGGCCAGCACGGTCAGGGCCGCATCAAGCTCAGCGAGTACGGCCTCCGGCTGCGCGAGAAACAAAAGATGCGCCGCATCTATGGGCTGCTGGAGCGCCAGTTCTCGGGCTACTACGCCCAGGCCAGCAGCATGAAGGGCCGCACCGGCGAGGAGATGCTCGGCCTGATCGAGCGTCGCCTCGACAACGTCGTGCACCGCATGGGTTTTGCCGTCAGCCGGCGTCAAGGCCGCCAGCTCGTGCGCCACAGCCACATCCTGGTCAACGGCAAACACGTCAACATTCCGAGCTACGTGGTCCAGCCGAACGACAAGATCGAGCTCCACGAGAAGAGCCGGAAGATCGCCTACGTTGCTGCCGCGCTCGCCGCCGCCGAGAACAAACAGCGGGCGAGCTGGATCGACGTCGACAAGGAGAACTTCTCCGGTGTGTTCAAGGGCATGCCGGTGCGCGACGAGCTCAACGAGCCGATGATTCGTGAGCAGTACGTCGTCGAGTATTATTCACGCTGA
- the rpsK gene encoding 30S ribosomal protein S11 yields the protein MSTAGSGKKRATKKKVKKNVAAGIAHIKSTFNNTIVTITDVNGNVVSWASSGSRGFKGSRKSTPFAAQLAAEEAARRASEHGMRSIAVFVKGPGAGRESALRAFQGAGFKVSLIRDVTPVPHNGCRPPKRRRV from the coding sequence ATGAGCACCGCAGGATCTGGCAAGAAGCGCGCTACCAAGAAGAAGGTCAAGAAGAATGTCGCGGCAGGCATCGCGCACATCAAGTCCACCTTCAACAACACCATCGTCACGATCACGGACGTGAACGGCAACGTGGTGTCGTGGGCGAGCTCCGGCTCCCGCGGCTTCAAGGGTTCGCGCAAGAGCACGCCGTTCGCGGCACAGCTCGCCGCCGAAGAGGCAGCGCGTCGCGCGTCTGAGCACGGCATGCGCTCCATCGCCGTGTTCGTGAAGGGTCCGGGCGCTGGCCGCGAGAGCGCGCTGCGTGCGTTTCAGGGTGCCGGCTTCAAGGTATCGCTGATCCGCGACGTCACCCCGGTTCCGCACAACGGTTGTCGTCCGCCCAAGCGTCGGCGCGTCTGA
- the rpsM gene encoding 30S ribosomal protein S13: protein MARISGVDLPRRKQIAFALPYIFGIGHKNAVEICKKAGIPAEKKVDELTESEVKSIRDTIEAGYKVEGDLRRDIQQNIKRLMDLGCYRGLRHRKGLPVNGQRTHTNARTRKGPRKGAAGRRS from the coding sequence ATGGCACGCATCTCCGGAGTCGATCTTCCCCGCCGCAAGCAAATTGCGTTCGCCCTGCCGTACATCTTCGGCATCGGTCACAAGAACGCGGTCGAGATCTGCAAGAAGGCAGGCATCCCGGCCGAGAAGAAGGTCGACGAGCTGACCGAGTCCGAGGTCAAGTCGATCCGCGACACGATCGAGGCAGGCTACAAGGTCGAGGGCGATCTGCGCCGCGACATCCAGCAGAACATCAAGCGCCTGATGGACCTCGGTTGTTACCGCGGGCTCCGTCACCGCAAAGGCCTGCCGGTCAACGGGCAGCGCACACACACCAACGCGCGCACTCGCAAGGGCCCGCGCAAGGGCGCCGCTGGGCGCCGTTCGTGA
- the rpmJ gene encoding 50S ribosomal protein L36 yields MKVRPSVKKVCEKCKVVRRKGVVRVICENPRHKQRQG; encoded by the coding sequence ATGAAAGTCCGTCCCAGCGTCAAGAAGGTTTGCGAAAAGTGCAAGGTCGTCCGCCGCAAAGGTGTGGTCCGGGTGATCTGCGAGAACCCCCGCCACAAGCAGCGTCAAGGCTGA
- the infA gene encoding translation initiation factor IF-1, producing the protein MTEESPKRRDTEANGVIEEVLPNAMFRVHLDDGRTVRASISSAARHSTVRLIAGSRVGVKLSSQDPSRGHVTRKL; encoded by the coding sequence GTGACGGAGGAAAGCCCGAAACGAAGAGATACGGAAGCCAACGGAGTGATCGAGGAAGTGTTACCGAACGCAATGTTTCGCGTTCACCTCGACGACGGCAGGACGGTGCGCGCCAGCATCTCCTCCGCGGCGAGGCACTCGACGGTACGGCTGATTGCCGGCTCGCGAGTGGGAGTGAAACTCTCGAGCCAAGACCCCAGTCGCGGCCACGTCACCCGAAAGCTCTGA
- a CDS encoding adenylate kinase has protein sequence MRVVLVGPPASGKGTQADRLTTSFAVPKISTGDMLRAARAAGTRLGKEAETFMNSGKLVPDEVVIGLVDERLDADDAKQGFILDGFPRTVPQAQALAVLLSKRGTPLQYVLQIDVPRDLLVERATLRRIDKRSGQIYHLKYNPPPLGAELEHRADDQEETVKQRLDEYDAMTAALLPFYEELGLLRRINGVGTPDEVTARIQSELER, from the coding sequence ATGCGAGTGGTGTTGGTGGGGCCGCCGGCTAGCGGCAAGGGCACTCAGGCGGATCGCCTGACCACGAGCTTCGCAGTGCCGAAGATCTCGACCGGCGACATGCTGCGCGCCGCGCGGGCGGCGGGCACGCGGCTCGGCAAAGAAGCCGAGACCTTCATGAACTCCGGCAAGCTCGTGCCGGACGAGGTCGTCATCGGTCTCGTGGACGAACGGCTCGACGCCGACGATGCCAAGCAGGGTTTCATCCTGGATGGCTTCCCGCGGACCGTGCCCCAGGCCCAGGCCCTGGCGGTGCTGCTGTCGAAACGCGGAACACCCCTTCAGTATGTGCTCCAGATCGATGTTCCCCGGGATTTGCTGGTCGAGAGGGCGACGCTCCGCCGCATCGACAAGCGGTCTGGACAAATTTACCACCTGAAGTATAACCCCCCGCCCCTGGGTGCCGAGCTCGAACACCGAGCCGACGACCAGGAGGAAACCGTCAAGCAGCGACTCGATGAGTACGACGCGATGACGGCGGCACTTTTGCCGTTTTACGAAGAGTTGGGACTCCTCCGCCGGATCAACGGCGTCGGAACTCCAGACGAGGTAACCGCCCGAATCCAGAGTGAGCTCGAGCGGTGA